The DNA segment AGCATTCACTATGTTAAAAAAGCGAAATGAAGAACTTCCTGTAGGTGTGGTATCACAGCCTATCGCAAAAAAATTGAAATTAGAAGGGTCTTACTACGATAAAGTCCTAAAAAAAGAAATACAGTACAATGTCACTGGAGTAAACAAAGGATTTGGCATGATGTACATAGCTGGTGTAATATCGGGACTTTTGGGTATAGGAAGCGGCATTTTCAAAGTAATGGCAATGGATCTATTTATGAGGCTTCCAATGAAAGTCTCAACCGCTACCAGCAATTTTATGATCGGTGTTACTGCAGCCGCCAGTGCCGGAGTATACCTTGTAAGGGGCGATATAGACCCAAAGATAGCTGGTCCTGTGGCACTTGGAGTGCTTATAGGTGCAACACTGGGAACAAAAATCATGACAAATATGAAAAGCACAACAATAAGGAAAATATTTATACCTGTTTTAGCTTATGTTTCCATTGAAATGCTTCTTAAAGGATTGGGGGTATAGCCGTGGAAGACAGAAAAAATCAAAATGAGAAAATAGAAAATATGGAGATAATAATAAGTCAAACATTAAGGGCAGGAGTTTTATTAAGCGCTTTAATAATTCTCATCGGTTTAATTCTATTTTTTGTGACAAAAAGCAGCGGCTACCCTGCAGGTGTATATCCTACATCAGTAATAGCAATAATTAAAGGGTTAATGTCTCTAAAGCCTTACGCCATAATCATGACAGGGCTTCTAGTGCTGATTCTAACACCCGTCTTTCGCGTGGGAGTATCCATAATCACATTTCTTCAGGAAAAAGACTATATGTATGTATACATAACGACGGCAGTGTTCATTATTCTTATATTAAGCTTTGTGTTAGGCAAAGTAGAATAAAAAAATAGAGGTAAAACCTCTATTTTTTTATTCTACAAAATCACTTCCCAGTATTTCTTCGTAAATTTCAGAAATCTCGTCTTTTTTATCGTCTTGGCTTTCTTCTATAACTACGACGTCTTCTGGGTCGTACTCCTTCGTTATCTCTATTCCCTCAGCATTTTTCATCTTTACTTTAAGTTTCTTTCTTACAACGTCAACTTCCGCTACTCTCATCTCTTTATCATCGACTTTTATAAGGCTTCCTACAGAAGGCAGCTCTGATCTGACTTCTTCGTAAGTGTCCTGTTCATATTTTAAGCAGCACATTAATCTGCCACACAGCCCTGAGATTTTAGTAGGGTTAAGTGAAAGATTCTGATCCTTTGCCATCTTGATAGATACAGGCTCAAAATCTCCTAAAAATGTCACACAGCAAAGAGGTCTGCCACAAGGCCCAAGGCCACCTACTATCTTTGACTCGTCTCTTACGCCTATTTGCCTAAGCTCTATCCTCGTTTTAAAAACTGCAGCAAGATCTTTTACAAGATCTCTGAAATCTATCCTGCCATCAGCAGTAAAGTAAAAGATTATCTTGTTATTGTCAAAAGTGTACTCAACATCTATTAGCTTCATGTCGAGGTTATGCTCTTTTATCATGTCCAAGCAGACGCCAAATGCTTCTGCTTCACAGGCTCTGTTTTCCTTGTAATGTTCATAATCCTCCTCTGTGGCAATCCTAAGAACCATTTTAAGAGGAGCTATAATCTCATCGTCGTCAACTTCTCGTTTGCCTACCACGACTTCGCCAAACTCTACTCCTCTGGCTGTCTCTACTATGACATTGTCACCTACATTTATAGGCAAATCACCTGGATCGAAATAATATATCTTACCGGCTTTTTTAAACCGAACTCCTACAACTGTATACAAAATAAAACCTCCTAAATGCTTAAGAGAAATTTTTCAATGGCCATTTGGTAATTGACGTTTGACTTAAGATTGAATATAAGATCTTCTATCTCATTTATTATATTATTAAGCTTAAAGGCTGTCAAATCATTTGAAATAGCTTTAAGTCTATCCAGTACATCTTTGTTTATAATGCTTTCTTCATCATGGAAGCTTAAAACCATAATGTCCCTCACGTAAGAAAGCATTATGTCAATTATATCATCTATCATTTCCCTGTTTTCGTCGAAAAATCTAAAGTTATCAAGCCTTAAAGCCTTGTCGCTTTTTAATAAGGTTTCCAATACATCTCCGACTTCATTCCTTATAGTTGAATACTTCTCATCAGTCAACAAGTCCGCCTTGCCATAATTGCCGCAAGCAACAGATGAAATCTTTTTAGCTTCATTTGCATCGACGCTTTTCTCATTTATAAGATAATCCTCTATAACATCATCCGACTCTCTATTAAACCTTATTGTCTCGCATCTTGATACAATTGTAGGCAAAAGACCATCCATTTTAGACGCTGTCAATATGAATAAAACGTGCAAAGGAGGTTCCTCTAAAGTCTTGAGAATGCTGTTTTGAGATTGCTCTGTCATTTTTTCTGCTTCTTTTATTATGAAAATCTTTTTGTACGAATTGTACGGCTTAATATAGGCATTGCTTATGACAGTATTTCTCAATGTGTCTACTTTTATTGAGCTTCCCTCAGGCTCTATAAAGAAAATATCAGGGTGATTGCCTGATACAAATTGAACGCATGAATGACAACTGAAGCATGGCTTAGGACTTTTAACGCAATTTACCATCATGGCGAAATACTTTGCCATGTATTCTTTGCCTAACCCACTTTCTCCGACAAAAAGGTATGCATTTGCTATTTTACCTGAATTTATGATTTTATTAAACAATTCTAAAATGTTTTTATGACCGTAAATTTTGTGCATGAAGCTTCACCTACGAATATATATCTATCAACAATCCCCTAATTTCCTCAATAGCACCTAAAATATCAAGATTTTTCTTGTTTCCCTTCAAAAACTCCTGCGTCATAGTTTCAAGTTTTTCATTTACTTTTTCAACAATAGTGTAGATTTTTTTCCGTCCGTTTAGATTTATTGACTCTCTCTTGCTTTTTTGGAACATGCCATTTAAAGACTTCTGCAAGAACTCTTTAACTTTTCTCTTGTAAACCATAAGGTTATCTAAGTTCATTTCGTCTTTTAATTTTTCAGCAGCATCGTCAATATCATTAAGCATCTTGTTTAACATACTTTCTTCAACTTTGCTTATTTCACTGTCAAAGATGTCTTCAAACTTTATGGCAGAAGTCCTTTCACCTCTATCATCTTTCTCATAACCTGTCATTATTTTATTGGAATTTATCTCTTGTATTTTCATGGAAAACACCTATATCCTGAAAAATTTTTCTACATCTATGACAAAAACTGTAGCGCCACCGATAGAGACTTCAACAGGCTGTGGTATAAATATATCAGTGGCTCCGCCCATAGGAGTCGGAGATGTGATTATCCTGTCCCTCGTTTTGCATTTCTTCTCAATCACTTCAATAGCATCATCCAGCTTATCATCTTCTACACCTATCATAAGTGTCGTATTGCCAGATCTTAAAAATCCACCTGTAGAAGCAACTCTTGTAAAGCTGAACCCTTTTTCCGTAAGTCCATCCATAAGTCTCCTCACGTCTTCGTCTTGTACTATGGCAAAAATCAGTTTCACTTTTTTCCCCTCCTTAAATAATTTTGCTTACTTCATCAATTATAGCCTTCTGTATATGGTAAATATCATGCGTAGCATCTACAATAAAATACCTGCCTGGTCTTGACTTAATAAGATTCATATATCCCTCATAAACTTTTTCATGAAATTGCACATCTTCAATTTCCAAACGATCCTTGTCTTTCCTTCTGTCGATTCTCATTAAGGTATCTTTAGGCTTTATATCCAAATACACAGTTAAATCGGGTACAAGTCCATCTACGGCGATACTGTTAATCTCCTCTACGACTTCTACTCCAAGTCCTCTCGCGTATCCTTGGTATACAATGGAGCTGTCAACAAATCTGTCCAATATCACGATTTTCCCATCATTTAATGACGGTATTATCACTTCTTTTACTAACTCTGCCCGAGATGCTGCATAAAGAAGTGCTTCCGCAGATGGAACTATATTGTTCTTTTTGTCAAGCAATATTTCTCTGATTTTCTCGCCTATTGCTGTACCTCCAGGTTCTCTTAAAACGACAATATCTCGTCCAATCTCCAAAAGGTACTTCTTAAGTAAGTTTATCTGCGTAGTTTTCCCACTGCCATCTATTCCTTCAAACGTTATGAGTTTTCCTTTGTACATTATTTACACACCCGTATTTTCAAATTATCAATTCCAATAATCTTTATACCTATATTATATAGTAATTTTATATATTGTACCATATCTTTTTTTATTAGTTCACCTGGACACAAAAGAGGCACACCTGGAGGATATGGAATTACATAATCAAGTGAGACCATGCCTATAGCATCATCTATGTTTACATGTTTATACTCTTTATTTACAGCGTCTTTTGGCTTCATAGCCATTTCAGGAATATCCGGATAACTACTGCCATCAAGATAGCTTAATTTTTCACCCTTTTTGTACTTTAAAAGACCTTTGATAGACTCTATTAGCTTATCGAAGGATGACTCATCGTCAGCTACGGTCATTATGGCAAGTATATTTCTGTAGTCTGACATTTCCATCTGAATGTTGAATTTTTCTCTCAGTATACTTTCTGCCATACTGCCGGATATGCCAAGTCCACTTACGTTAATGGCAAGTTTTGTTGCATCGTAATCACAGATTCCATATTTGCCTATGACATCATCGCCAATACACCTTACACCGTCTATCTCATTGATAAATCCCCTTGCTTGAATCGATAGATCTACACATTTATCAAGCATTGATTTACCTTCTCTTTCCATAAAATCTCTGGCCAAATCAATTGATGTCATCAATATATAAGAAGGCGATGTTGATTGATAGAGGCTTAAGTAAAATTTTAACCTATCAATGTCTATCCTATCTGTATTCACATGCAAAATTGAGCTTTGCGTAAATGCGGGTAAAGTCTTGTGAATGCTTTCAATCACTATATCTGCGCCAACTGAAGATGCCGGTAACGGCAATCTGTCAGAAAATGCAAAATGAGCTCCATGGGCCTCGTCTACTATCAATATCTTGTCGTGTTTATGAACAACATCAACTACTTTGCTTATATCGACACAAAAGCCATAATAATTTGGATATGTAATGACCACAGCTTTTACATTTTTATGTTTTATAAGGAGTTTTTCAAGCTCATCTATGGATATACCCATGGCTATAGCATCTTCGTCATCTATAAGCGGTTTTAAATAAACTGGTATAGCGCCTGTAAGTATCAATCCATTATATACAGATTTATGAGAATTTCTTTGAACAACTACCATGTCACCATCATTTAAAACTGATGACATTGCCGCATATATACCACACGTAGTACCATTGACGAGAAAAAACGATGATTTGGCTCCAAATGCTTTCGCTGCAAGTCTTTCCGCTTCCAAAATCGGGCCATGTGGATCGTGAAGATTGTCTGTACCCGGAATTTCTGTCACATCTATTTTTGCAATGTTTTCTATGTATTTCCGGGAAATAATTTTCCCTTCTTTATGTCCCGGCATGTGATATGGTATTGTACCGTCTTCAACATATTTAATCAATGCCTCATAAAGCGGTGCTGCCAATTTTATCACCTTTTCACGTATTATACATATATAATACCATAAACAAATGATTATTGCCTATAAAAATATGAGGACGCTTTTCAACAGTCCTCATATTCAAAATCCTTTGTATAGTTGCGCCAGATATCAATTATCTTTTTCCTATAATATTCGTACTTTGCATCATCTGGGGATATATGAGCGATTATCTTCTGGCAGTCATTGCATAAAAATTCTCCCAATACGTCGATACCATCCGTCTTTTCATGATTGCATATAAAGCACTTTTTAGTTTTTAACATGCTTTCCATATGCTACACCATCTTTCATAATATTCTAATATAATTATTTCCATGGTAACCAGTATCTATACGCTTCCTTATTAACATTATATTATCTTAAGAATAAAAAAAGGCAGGTCTAAGTGCATTTTGCACCAAGCCCTGCATGTATTTTTTTATTAGTCAAATTGCAATAGTTCCTTATGCCTAAAACATGATGTTATATGGTCATTCACAATTCCAGTCGCTTGCATATGTGAATATATTATAGTCGAACCTACAAATTTAAACCCTCTTTTTTTAAGATCATTGCTTATCTTATCAGATAATGAGGTTTTAGCAGGCACTTCCTCAATGCTTTCCCAACAATTTATGATAGGCCTTCCATCAGTGAAACTCCAAATATACGCATCAAAACTGCCAAATTCCCCTTGTATCTTCAAAAAAGCTTTGGCATTTTCAATAGATGATTCTATTTTTCTCCTATTGCGAATGATACCACCATCATTTAAAAGTTCCTGCACTTTTTTCTCATCAAAAAGCGAAACTTTTTGAGGATCAAATCCGCTATATGCCTTTCTGTAATTATCTCTTTTTTTAAGGATCGTAAGCCAATTTAATCCTGCCTGTGCCGATTCCAATACTAAAAATTCAAAGTGGACTCTATCATCATGCACAGGTACACCCCACTCTACATCATGGTATTTTATGTATATTTCATCTTTTAAACACCAAGGACATCTATCCATTTTTCCCTCCATTTTATAATATCAACGACGCCGCACCTATAAGGCCAACATTTCCGCCAAGTTTCGCTTTAACAACTTTGCAAATCTGCCTATTAGGCTTTAATGCTCTTTCATCAACTGTCTTCATCATTTTGTCATACAAGACATCCCATTGACTTGACAGACCACCGCCAATTACTATAAGTTCAGGATTATAAAAAGCCATTATGTTTACAATACCTATTCCCAGATAAAATGCCTCATTCTCAATAAGCTCTAAAGCTAATCCATCGCCAGATTTTGCAGCATCAAAAATATCTTCCGCTTTTAAATCGTCTAATGGTATGTTTTTAAGAATAGTATCTCTGCCTGAATCAATATATTTTTTTGCAAATTTAACCAGTGACGTTCCAGAAGCATAGGACTCTAAGCATCCAGGATTGCCACAATTGCACCATCTAGGTCCGTCAAAGTTTATGGTGTGATGCCCAATTTCAGCAGCATTTGAATTTGCGCCATTGTACAATTTTCCATCAATTATTGCACCACCGCCGATACCTGTACTTACAGTCATATAGACCATATTATTTATTCCTTGCCCTGCGCCAAATAAATGCTCAGCAAGTGCCGCGGCATTAGCATCATTGTTAAGTTTTATCTCTGTATCAAAATCTCCCTTTAATATGTCCACCAAGGGAATGTCAATCCATCCAGGCAAATTAGGAGGACATTCCACCACACCTTTGTCTGCATTCAAAGGTCCTGGCGCACCTATTCCAATGCCTGCAATCTGGCTGACATCTATATTCGATTTATTCAAAGATTCCATTATGCTTTTTCTTATATTGTCTATTACGTGTTGCGGTCCTTTATCTGCCTCTGTAGGTATTTTTACATTGCACAAAATATTTCCGTCCTGATCCATAATGCCCGTATTTATCTTTGTACCACCAAGATCTACGCCACAGGCAAGTTTTTTCATAAACACTCCTCCTAAGCAAACTAAATCTACTCTAA comes from the Thermoanaerobacterium aotearoense genome and includes:
- a CDS encoding sulfite exporter TauE/SafE family protein: MILTSSIILLISIVAGVFGSLLGLGGGIIVIPMLTLLLGVNIKYAIGASIVSVIATSSGAAVTYVRDKITNLRIGMFLEIATTTGALTGAFIAGLISSKYLYIIFGLLLLYSAFTMLKKRNEELPVGVVSQPIAKKLKLEGSYYDKVLKKEIQYNVTGVNKGFGMMYIAGVISGLLGIGSGIFKVMAMDLFMRLPMKVSTATSNFMIGVTAAASAGVYLVRGDIDPKIAGPVALGVLIGATLGTKIMTNMKSTTIRKIFIPVLAYVSIEMLLKGLGV
- a CDS encoding DUF1634 domain-containing protein; the protein is MEIIISQTLRAGVLLSALIILIGLILFFVTKSSGYPAGVYPTSVIAIIKGLMSLKPYAIIMTGLLVLILTPVFRVGVSIITFLQEKDYMYVYITTAVFIILILSFVLGKVE
- a CDS encoding PSP1 domain-containing protein; amino-acid sequence: MYTVVGVRFKKAGKIYYFDPGDLPINVGDNVIVETARGVEFGEVVVGKREVDDDEIIAPLKMVLRIATEEDYEHYKENRACEAEAFGVCLDMIKEHNLDMKLIDVEYTFDNNKIIFYFTADGRIDFRDLVKDLAAVFKTRIELRQIGVRDESKIVGGLGPCGRPLCCVTFLGDFEPVSIKMAKDQNLSLNPTKISGLCGRLMCCLKYEQDTYEEVRSELPSVGSLIKVDDKEMRVAEVDVVRKKLKVKMKNAEGIEITKEYDPEDVVVIEESQDDKKDEISEIYEEILGSDFVE
- the holB gene encoding DNA polymerase III subunit delta', producing MHKIYGHKNILELFNKIINSGKIANAYLFVGESGLGKEYMAKYFAMMVNCVKSPKPCFSCHSCVQFVSGNHPDIFFIEPEGSSIKVDTLRNTVISNAYIKPYNSYKKIFIIKEAEKMTEQSQNSILKTLEEPPLHVLFILTASKMDGLLPTIVSRCETIRFNRESDDVIEDYLINEKSVDANEAKKISSVACGNYGKADLLTDEKYSTIRNEVGDVLETLLKSDKALRLDNFRFFDENREMIDDIIDIMLSYVRDIMVLSFHDEESIINKDVLDRLKAISNDLTAFKLNNIINEIEDLIFNLKSNVNYQMAIEKFLLSI
- a CDS encoding YaaR family protein, with the protein product MKIQEINSNKIMTGYEKDDRGERTSAIKFEDIFDSEISKVEESMLNKMLNDIDDAAEKLKDEMNLDNLMVYKRKVKEFLQKSLNGMFQKSKRESINLNGRKKIYTIVEKVNEKLETMTQEFLKGNKKNLDILGAIEEIRGLLIDIYS
- a CDS encoding cyclic-di-AMP receptor encodes the protein MKLIFAIVQDEDVRRLMDGLTEKGFSFTRVASTGGFLRSGNTTLMIGVEDDKLDDAIEVIEKKCKTRDRIITSPTPMGGATDIFIPQPVEVSIGGATVFVIDVEKFFRI
- the tmk gene encoding dTMP kinase, translated to MYKGKLITFEGIDGSGKTTQINLLKKYLLEIGRDIVVLREPGGTAIGEKIREILLDKKNNIVPSAEALLYAASRAELVKEVIIPSLNDGKIVILDRFVDSSIVYQGYARGLGVEVVEEINSIAVDGLVPDLTVYLDIKPKDTLMRIDRRKDKDRLEIEDVQFHEKVYEGYMNLIKSRPGRYFIVDATHDIYHIQKAIIDEVSKII
- a CDS encoding aminotransferase class I/II-fold pyridoxal phosphate-dependent enzyme; its protein translation is MAAPLYEALIKYVEDGTIPYHMPGHKEGKIISRKYIENIAKIDVTEIPGTDNLHDPHGPILEAERLAAKAFGAKSSFFLVNGTTCGIYAAMSSVLNDGDMVVVQRNSHKSVYNGLILTGAIPVYLKPLIDDEDAIAMGISIDELEKLLIKHKNVKAVVITYPNYYGFCVDISKVVDVVHKHDKILIVDEAHGAHFAFSDRLPLPASSVGADIVIESIHKTLPAFTQSSILHVNTDRIDIDRLKFYLSLYQSTSPSYILMTSIDLARDFMEREGKSMLDKCVDLSIQARGFINEIDGVRCIGDDVIGKYGICDYDATKLAINVSGLGISGSMAESILREKFNIQMEMSDYRNILAIMTVADDESSFDKLIESIKGLLKYKKGEKLSYLDGSSYPDIPEMAMKPKDAVNKEYKHVNIDDAIGMVSLDYVIPYPPGVPLLCPGELIKKDMVQYIKLLYNIGIKIIGIDNLKIRVCK
- a CDS encoding sigma factor G inhibitor Gin; amino-acid sequence: MESMLKTKKCFICNHEKTDGIDVLGEFLCNDCQKIIAHISPDDAKYEYYRKKIIDIWRNYTKDFEYEDC
- a CDS encoding DNA-3-methyladenine glycosylase I — its product is MDRCPWCLKDEIYIKYHDVEWGVPVHDDRVHFEFLVLESAQAGLNWLTILKKRDNYRKAYSGFDPQKVSLFDEKKVQELLNDGGIIRNRRKIESSIENAKAFLKIQGEFGSFDAYIWSFTDGRPIINCWESIEEVPAKTSLSDKISNDLKKRGFKFVGSTIIYSHMQATGIVNDHITSCFRHKELLQFD
- a CDS encoding ROK family protein, with the translated sequence MKKLACGVDLGGTKINTGIMDQDGNILCNVKIPTEADKGPQHVIDNIRKSIMESLNKSNIDVSQIAGIGIGAPGPLNADKGVVECPPNLPGWIDIPLVDILKGDFDTEIKLNNDANAAALAEHLFGAGQGINNMVYMTVSTGIGGGAIIDGKLYNGANSNAAEIGHHTINFDGPRWCNCGNPGCLESYASGTSLVKFAKKYIDSGRDTILKNIPLDDLKAEDIFDAAKSGDGLALELIENEAFYLGIGIVNIMAFYNPELIVIGGGLSSQWDVLYDKMMKTVDERALKPNRQICKVVKAKLGGNVGLIGAASLIL